gtcaaaatgtggttggacaatttcaaattaaaaaagaaactttggattttctcttccaaatatacccttgtctcagctttttcaatttgaaattgtccaatcacatcttgacacgtgtgcagtgtcaaaatagtgtcaaaagttggtgttaaaatatcattttcctaaaatatataaggaaattaaacctctaaaatattataaatttatattatagctTATCTCCTTCCTCCTGTTTTCCAAGCACGGCCATTGATGGAAGTGAAAAGgcagaattattattatttgagtaGCTAAGTTGAAAATACAGTAGAAGAGAGACTTACAAGCCTTAAAAGCAAAAAGCTAGCAATCGGGTTAGAGAGATAAGACAGTCCTTTATAGGTTTCCGACTACAGATTCAGCAGCTAGACCTAGCCATGGTAACATGAAGAGAACGTTCTCAAAGCGAAAGACTCAGATCAATACCCTTTTCTGCAGCCTCTTTCTTTTCACAGTTTTCCCTCTGAGATTTTCGTTGCCGAGCTTCCTCATCAGCGAAATCCTCAACCTGAAACGTTGGCTTCCAAATCCCAACCATattattttcttccttcctcTTGCTCCTTCTGTCACCCGACTTCAAACCCATCCATCGATCACGTGTCTCGCGGATGTTTCTCACCAAAGCGAAGAACGTTTCCATCTGGGCCTCGTCCTCCTCTTGGCGGCAAATTAGCTTCCTCTTCTTGCTGCTGCCGCTGCCACTCATTTCCATGCCAGGAAAGTGACcagaataaaaaattgaagagaaaaagaaaaaaatgaaggttCTGAGAAAAAGAGAGGGCGCATGCAGTTCTGTGAAGCAAGGAGACAGAACGCACTTTCTTGGTTACTTCTTCTTGCTTACTAGTGATGAATATAAGGACAGCATCATTGTGGCTCTCCATTATGACCAACTTTGCCAATATTATTTAAGGAATCTAAATGACCAATATGCCACGTTATTACggaacatttatttttttaacaatactgAAATTCCAATAAAAGAATACGATGATTGATTAAATAGTTGTAATTAATTACTAGAGaataaaatggttaaaattaaattaaaatatgaattgcATTCACtgcattaataaaaattaaaataaaaatatgtataagaAAAGTTATCATGTaattgacaactttttttatgataagTATAAAGAAACATGACAATTTTTTATGTgtaaattccttaattaatttgaattttcattgaatgtaatttatgtaattcatattttaatttagttttaacttCTTCTTTTTAACATTACGTAATTGAGAATAAGtgttcataattaattacaaaatgtgtaaaaaatgtacgatttcatatttttgttgtgATAGTGTACAAGTCATGTAttttttacacaatttttttatttgaaatcctGTGAAGATTAAGTGACttgcttatttatttaaataaaaaaattgcctaaatatataataataaattaatttatgtctAAAAacgtaaaaaagactaaaatacacAAAGCTttaataccatgttagaagtgaagtttaagcctaactcaatcacacaaaatcaacttgtaagataaggtttgcacctagttatatacacttaaatgaccTTATTTatagtcgatgtggaacttccaataTTAAGTTTACTCAAGAGTATAGACTTCTTTAAGCCATGCTTCAAGtatgtttatttaatgaaagaaagTGGAATGAATAATTATAAGTTAAGGTTAAAGAATTTCCAAACAACTTATTTTATGAACACTTTTATGGAAGAGTATATAAATAGTCTCtttcaataatttcatattgttGTTATCTTCAACACTTTATGTATTTTAATCTTATGATTCTCAAAACATCATATTACGTCAGCAGCGATTACTGTTTATTGGCAATACATAAAATTATAGTGGGTATAAgtttgaaataagaaaaaaaagtattaattcaaacttttaatctctactttaagaaaaatgtttcaatCTCTATTTTGTGGAGAATTTAGTGTTTTGGTTAAAAATGAttagttaatttatataatctTGTTTTTCCCTCTTGAATAAATagtaatattgtaattaatttctcataatcaatcaaataatgaaaaaactCAATGAATCTTGAAAAGAACATTTGATAGACAAAATTATTCTCAGATTCGTGATTAATTGGAGAATTAATACCATATATCATTTTCCTCGTAGAAAACATTGATGTCGAGTCAATTACGAAATGCGACTTCAACAAGATGTTGAAAAGGGACAAAAATACTAACCTTACCACATATTATGAGCATTGTTCGCACTTATTgcaaaaatgtttataataacTCGATTATTCTAAATGAAtcaattctatttatatatttaatcaatacaacaaaacaaaataatggaTCAATGATATAAGCGATGGCAGatagaaaaaagaattatataaatgatGATGTTCCCTGTAACTATTGTTGGTCGAtgataattttaacttttttttcttcagtgaTATGATGACATgctttaaaattgttattatcaCTAATACAAAAAAGTGGtttatgtttgatattttaggttttttatcCCTGACTTAAGTAAAACGTAATTACAGAAAacgtaagtttattttaatacatatataacaGACAGAcgtagatattatatatatatttaggaaCAAACgtaaatttatgatttatttttgttttcatatttaaaagtcaaaatttatgttctttaaaagcattaaaaataaatacataatacaagaatatataataaaaattttaagaattttttaaatagtaagTTGTATCAATGAAGCCGTAAAGTATAcaaaaaatagatgaaaaatactaagaaaataaaaaacatatagttcaaaagatgaaatgtttaaaatttaag
This genomic interval from Vigna radiata var. radiata cultivar VC1973A chromosome 8, Vradiata_ver6, whole genome shotgun sequence contains the following:
- the LOC106771693 gene encoding uncharacterized protein LOC106771693, with the protein product MEMSGSGSSKKRKLICRQEEDEAQMETFFALVRNIRETRDRWMGLKSGDRRSKRKEENNMVGIWKPTFQVEDFADEEARQRKSQRENCEKKEAAEKGIDLSLSL